DNA from Bacillota bacterium:
CACTTGACCAGCTGGACGATGTCCTCGACCTTCTTGGTGGCGACCATCAGCGGAAAGGCGTCGACCCCGGCGAAGTACTTGAAGAGGATGGACTTGCCTTCCATGACCGGCAGCCCGGCCTCCGGCCCGATGTCGCCGAGGCCCAGCACGGCCGTGCCGTCTGAAACCACCGCCACCAGGTTCCCCTTGGCCGTGTAGTCGTAGACAAGGTCTTTGTTCTTGTTGATGTCCTTGCAGGGCTCGGCCACGCCGGGCGTGTAGGCCAGACTGAGGTCGTCCTTGCCGCGAAGGGGCACCTTGCTTATGATTTCGATCTTGCCCTGGTTGTCCTTGTGTAGCTTCAGGGCCTCATCCCGCAGTGCCATTGTCCCGCCTCCCAAAAGAGTTTCCACCCGGGGCCACGTAGTATTGCAGGATTCGTGCCTTGGGGCGCAGAGGCGCGCCGGGGCAGCCTGCCGACCGGCCGGCCTATGCCCGCTGGTACTGCTTCAAGCCTTCCTCGTAGAGGTCGTTCCCATAGACGTCGTCGACGACGATGGCCGGGAAGTCCTCCACGGTGAACTCATAGATGGCCTCGGCCCCGAGGTCCTCGTAGGCGACGATCCGAGCCTTCTTGATCGACTTGGCGATGAGGGCTCCGGCTCCCCCTACGGCGGCCAGGTAAATCGCTCCCTGCTTGATGATGGCGTCGCGGACCTCCTTGGCCCGCATGCCCTTGCCGATCATCCCTTTCAACCCATACTCCAAAAGGGCCGGGGTGTAACTGTCCATGCGGTAAGAGGTGGTCGGGCCGGCCGATCCGATGGCCTGGCCGGGCTTGGCCGGGGCGGGCCCCACGTAGTAGATGAACTGGCCACGAAGGTCGACCGGGAGCGGCTTGCCGGCCTTCAGCAGCTCGACCAGACGCTTGTGAGCGGCGTCGCGGCCGGTGTAGATGACCCCCGTGATCAGGACCCGATCGCCGGCCTTCAGCGACCGCACGGTTTCGTCGGTCAGCGGGGTCGTGATGCGCTTCTCAGCCATTTGGCTACCCCCTCCTAAAGGACGGCTTCCTTGTGGCGGCTGGCGTGGCAGTTGATGTTGATGGCCACCGGCAACGAGGCGATGTGGCAGGGATAGATCTCGACGTTCACCCACAGAGCGGTGGTCCGACCGCCGAGCCCCTGCGGCCCGATCCCCAGCTTATTGATGCTTTCCAGGAGTTCCTTTTCCAAAGCGGCGATGTCGGGCAGCTTGGAGGGCTGGCCGATGGGCCGCAGGAGGGCCTTCTTGGCGATCAGGGCGGCCTGCTCCATGGTGCCACCGACGCCGACTCCGACGACGATGGGCGGGCACGGATTGGACCCGGCCTCCCTGACCCGGTCAATGACGAACTTCTTGACCCCTTCGACTCCGGCGGCGGGGGTGAGCATCTTGACGGCGCTCATGTTCTCGCTGCCGGCGCCCTTCGGGGCGATGGTGATCTTCAGCTTGTCACCGGGGACGACGTCGACGTGGACGACGGCCGGCGTGTTGTCGCCCGTATTCTTGCGTTCCAACGGGTGTCCGACCATCGACTTGCGGAGGTACCCTTCCCCGTAACCCTTCTTGACGCCCTGGTTGATCGCGTCAATCAGGCCTCCGCCGACGACGTGAAGGTCCTGGCCCAGCTCCACGAAGAAGACGGCGACGCCCGTATCCTGGCACATGGGGACCCGTTCGTCGGCGGCGATCTTCGCGTTGTCCAGGAGTTGCCTGAGGATGTCCCGGCCGGCCGGGGACTCCTCGACTTTGAGGGAATCCCTGAAGGCCTTCAGGACGTCCTCGCCGAGGTCGTAATTGGCTTCCATGCAAAGCCTGGCGACGGCCTCTGCTACCTGTCTGGCTTCAATCTCCCGCACTCTTCGGGCACCTCCTCTTAAGGGGCAAAGCCGCACTTGAGGGGTGCGGCCAATGGCTCCCTTTTGGTCATTCGTCTTCGACGGTGGCGCGGGGACTCCTTCCAAGTTGGGAAAAGTTTCACTTGCCCGTCATGTTTAGACCCACACCTAGCTCGTCATAGTCCGAGGGACGCCACCCACCCCGCCTCAAGATCGAAGCTGACCCGCCGGAAGCCGCCGGGAACGGCCTCCCCCCGTCCACCCGCGGCCAGGATGGCGCGCCATGGTTCCCCGCCGACCAGTCCGGCCCGGAAGAAGAACGACGCGTAGTCCTCGGCCAGGTCGAAGGAGAACAGCGGTTCTCCGCCGGACGCGTCGGCCATTAGCCACCCCCCGGTCCCATTGGGGACCACAGTCACCCGAAGACGCTCGGGAACATCCGCCCATTGCCCGGGGGCCGACGGCGCGGCGGTGAGAAAGATCGGCAGGGACCCCGAGGCTAACGCGATGGTGCTTGGGCCGGTGCCGGCGGCGGCCGAGACGACCGCCTTCAACCTGCCGCGGGCCCTTGTCGGGTAGGCCTTGAAGCCGTCACCCTCGCCGGCCATGGCCCGGCGGACCATCGCCCGCAGCAGGCGGAGGTCGGCCTTCACCGTCTCGTTGGTCCCGGCCTCGAAGTCCCGGTGGTCCAGGGCCTGGATGGCCGAGACGACCGGGGTGAAGAAGGCCGAACGGCCGCAGGACAGAACCGATACGTCCTGCGCGAAGGCGTAACGCTCGGCCTCGGCGGTGAAGGGGGTGACCGAGAAGACGGCGTAACCATAACGGTGGCCGGCCACCGGGGGGACCCCTTCGACCGGCCAGGCCAGGTGGGCCTGGAGGTCGCGCAGGGTCTCGGCGGCCTCGCGGACCACCGACAGGCCGACCCGGACGCCGGGGGTGAAGCATTTCGCCTCGATCACCAGTCTGGCCGGGGCGAGGAAGGGCGTGCCCACGGCGAAGTCGGTCAGCACCCCGACCTGGTGGCGCCCGCCGCGCCCGGGGAGGCTGGCCGGGCCGGCCCCGACCGGGATCAGCCCGCCCTGCCTGAGGGCGGCGGCGATGGCCTCTTCGAGGAGCAGACCTCGGATTTGAAAGATGGTCGCCATGATCCAAGTTTGCCCCGCGGAGAGCCGCCCTCCACCATCCGTCGGCGCCGCGTCGGGGAGAATAGACTGGACGGTAACCGGGCCAATCGTGGCCGAACGCGGATGATGACCGAACCCAAGGAGTCGATGCGCGCGTGCTCACGCCGGTCAGGTCAGACAAGGAGATCGTCGCCGAGGCGGCCTTGGTCAAGCGAGCCAAGTCCGGCCCCGAGGGCTTCGTCGAACTCTACAACCGCTATTTTCAGCGGCTCTACAACTACGTCTTTTACCGGCTTCGCCGTCACCAGGAGGCCGAGGATGTCGTCTCGGAAGTCTTCTTCAAGGCCATCGGGGCTTGGCTCTACCGCATCGCCGCCAACGCCGTCGCCGACCACTACCGCCGGGCGCGGCGGACACCCGAGCCGGCCGAGCCTTCCGCCGAAGTCAAGGATGAAGGTCCTGGCCCGGCCGAGGTGGCCGCGAGGCGGCTGGAGTACGACGAGGCCCTGACGGCCATCGGCAGCCTGCCCGACGACCAGCAGGACGCCCTCGTCCTCCGCTACGTTCAGGACCTCGACGTCAAGGAGATCGCCGTCATCCTGGGCCGCAGCGAGGGAGCCGTGCGGGCGCTGCTCTCACGCGGCCTCCAGACCACCAGGGAGAGATTGGCCAGGGCGGGTCCGGGTCCGGGGGCAGCGGGCCCAAGGATCATCGGCCCCGGCCCGGGCGGCGAGCGCCGGGACGGCGGCATCGCGGGGGGAGGCGAGAGACATGGCTGACGGCCACGAGGACTCAGGCGCTGTGAGAGAGGTGGAAGAACGGTTGGCCCGTCTACCGAAGGTCGAGCCACGGACAGGATTTCGGGACGAGTTGCGCCGGGCGCTCTTCGACCGCGCCGTCCTCGAATCGGGAACAAGCGGCGTTCGGCCCTCCGCCGCCGCCGGACGGTCCTGGCGGCCGGTCCTGGCCGCCGCGGCCGCCGTCGCCGTCCTCATCGGCGGGCTCTACGGGGGGCTCCGGCTGCAGGAGCAGCGCCGTCTGGCGGCCCTCCCCAAGCTCCCCGCCCCGGTCCAGATCCTGACCGGAGTCGGCGGCCGTTGGCCCCCGGTCAGAGAGGCCCGCTACGAGTTGGCGGCTACCCTGCCGGCGTCGCCCAAGGAGGCCCGGGGCTTCGCTCCGAAGCTTCAGCTATTCACGGCCGACGAGGCCCGCGCCCTGGCCAAGACCATGGGCTTCACCGGCCCGCTCATCAATATGGGTATCCAGTACCGCTTCGAGGAAGTGCCCGGCGCCCCGGAATTGGGCCGCCTGCTGGACATCAGCAATGACGAGGCCCGGGTGATCTACAACGACTACCGCGCCGAGCCCGGAGGGGCTGCCCTGACCCCCGATCAGGCGCCTGACCTCGGTCGAACTGGCCTACTTCAACTACCCGCGGATGGACCTGCCGACCGTGGACACCCGGATGCAGCCGACCTACGTCTTCAGCGGGACCGACGACTACGGCCAGCCCTTCCAAGCCTATGTCCCGGCGGTCCAACCGCGGTTCCTCCAGAGCGCCCCACCGTCATGAG
Protein-coding regions in this window:
- a CDS encoding Fe-S-containing hydro-lyase, yielding MAEKRITTPLTDETVRSLKAGDRVLITGVIYTGRDAAHKRLVELLKAGKPLPVDLRGQFIYYVGPAPAKPGQAIGSAGPTTSYRMDSYTPALLEYGLKGMIGKGMRAKEVRDAIIKQGAIYLAAVGGAGALIAKSIKKARIVAYEDLGAEAIYEFTVEDFPAIVVDDVYGNDLYEEGLKQYQRA
- a CDS encoding fumarate hydratase — encoded protein: MREIEARQVAEAVARLCMEANYDLGEDVLKAFRDSLKVEESPAGRDILRQLLDNAKIAADERVPMCQDTGVAVFFVELGQDLHVVGGGLIDAINQGVKKGYGEGYLRKSMVGHPLERKNTGDNTPAVVHVDVVPGDKLKITIAPKGAGSENMSAVKMLTPAAGVEGVKKFVIDRVREAGSNPCPPIVVGVGVGGTMEQAALIAKKALLRPIGQPSKLPDIAALEKELLESINKLGIGPQGLGGRTTALWVNVEIYPCHIASLPVAININCHASRHKEAVL
- a CDS encoding sigma-70 family RNA polymerase sigma factor — translated: MLTPVRSDKEIVAEAALVKRAKSGPEGFVELYNRYFQRLYNYVFYRLRRHQEAEDVVSEVFFKAIGAWLYRIAANAVADHYRRARRTPEPAEPSAEVKDEGPGPAEVAARRLEYDEALTAIGSLPDDQQDALVLRYVQDLDVKEIAVILGRSEGAVRALLSRGLQTTRERLARAGPGPGAAGPRIIGPGPGGERRDGGIAGGGERHG